The following proteins are co-located in the Tripterygium wilfordii isolate XIE 37 chromosome 2, ASM1340144v1, whole genome shotgun sequence genome:
- the LOC120005106 gene encoding uncharacterized protein LOC120005106, translating into MGDLTTLAKARLELEKLYLGVPDDSVNLTFQHLADVNQKPGKKEPNSTITIMEAIEEVKTVKHASSRIRKLPSLDFNRALQASKPHDLHRDHHLDRDDHHRLHYGHHNHDHHNRNHVVGSSIGAFDDISGVSMASTLPDRGRGRRPGIPHSNICTICTIYIYIFRHRCLVCGRVYCRNCVAIGMGDMTEGRKCLDCLGRRFSQRYINKAGKVGCLSRYPVMVKQAELKWAEKGPRRSGERANGRSAVMMSRSISPMTPTKPHRGTSNPPSFVTPSSPYSPYTTPTHHHLPL; encoded by the exons ATGGGGGACTTGACGACGTTGGCGAAGGCGAGATTGGAGCTTGAAAAACTCTATCTGGGAGTCCCCGACGACTCCGTCAATCTCACCTTTCAACACCTTGCAGACGTCAATCAAAAACCCGGGAAAAAGGAGCCCAactccaccatcaccatcatgGAAGCCATTGAAGAAGTTAAAACCGTCAAACACGCCTCTTCACGAATTAGAAAATTACCCAGCCTTGATTTCAATCGCGCCTTACAAGCATCCAAACCTCACGATCTCCACCGCGACCACCATCTCGATAGAGATGATCATCATCGTCTCCACTACGGCCATCATAATCACGATCACCATAATCGTAATCATGTGGTCGGGAGTAGCATCGGAGCATTTGACGACATAAGTGGCGTGAGTATGGCTTCCACCCTTCCAGATAGAGGTCGAGGGCGTCGGCCTGGAATTCCTCACTCCAATATCTGCACTATTTGCACAATTTACATCTATATTTTCAGGCACCGATGCCTT GTTTGTGGAAGGGTCTACTGCAGGAACTGCGTAGCCATTGGCATGGGAGATATGACGGAAGGAAGAAAATGCCTCGACTGTCTAGGCAGAAGATTCAGCCAACG ATATATAAATAAAGCAGGGAAGGTTGGGTGTTTGTCAAGGTACCCAGTAATGGTTAAGCAAGCAGAGCTCAAATGGGCTGAAAAAGGACCTAGGAGAAGCGGTGAAAGAGCCAACGGTCGCAGCGCTGTTATGATGTCCAGATCAATAAGCCCAATGACCCCTACGAAGCCACATCGTGGAACTAGCAATCCTCCTTCTTTTGTCACCCCGTCCTCTCCTTATTCCCCCTATACCACTCCTACCCACCATCACCTCCCACTTTAA